From a single Candidatus Eisenbacteria bacterium genomic region:
- a CDS encoding XrtA system polysaccharide deacetylase: protein MTVVPRGVPEKPEPPFALSVDVEDYFQVQAFVRYVSPQAWSSWPSRVERNTRRLLDLFDESGARATFFTLGWIARKHPGLVREIAARGHEVASHGMNHRMLTEQTPQTFREDAKESRMVLEDCCGAPVIGFRAPSYSVNGSTLWALEVLAETGYRYDSSIYPIRRRRYGYPEGPTRPVRMTSGTSSIAEFPLPTLRFGPVRVPVLAGAYLRLLPSWMSVAAARAFRDRGEPLVVNVHPWEIDPDQPVIGPGRLRTWTHYARLSKTESILRGVLASARFRDVAARLRELGLLEVAAGVGSAS, encoded by the coding sequence GTGACGGTCGTTCCGCGAGGCGTCCCCGAGAAGCCCGAGCCGCCCTTCGCGCTCAGTGTGGACGTCGAGGACTACTTCCAGGTCCAGGCGTTCGTGCGGTACGTGTCCCCACAGGCGTGGAGCAGCTGGCCCTCGAGAGTGGAGCGGAACACGCGGCGCCTTCTCGACCTCTTCGATGAGAGCGGGGCACGAGCCACGTTCTTCACGCTCGGGTGGATCGCCCGCAAGCACCCCGGGCTGGTCCGGGAGATCGCCGCGAGAGGGCACGAGGTCGCGTCGCACGGGATGAACCACCGGATGCTCACCGAACAGACACCGCAGACGTTCCGGGAGGACGCCAAGGAGTCCAGGATGGTGCTCGAGGACTGCTGTGGAGCGCCCGTGATCGGGTTCCGGGCCCCGAGTTACAGCGTGAACGGCAGCACTCTCTGGGCGCTCGAGGTGCTGGCCGAGACCGGCTACCGGTACGACTCGAGCATCTATCCGATCCGCCGCCGCCGCTACGGCTACCCCGAAGGTCCCACGCGCCCGGTGAGGATGACGTCCGGAACGAGCTCCATCGCCGAGTTTCCGCTCCCCACGCTCCGCTTCGGACCGGTGCGCGTCCCCGTGCTGGCGGGGGCCTACCTGCGTCTTCTCCCGTCCTGGATGTCAGTGGCCGCCGCCCGCGCCTTCCGCGACCGCGGGGAACCGCTCGTGGTGAACGTACACCCCTGGGAGATCGATCCGGACCAGCCGGTCATCGGCCCCGGGCGGCTGCGCACGTGGACGCACTACGCTCGCCTCTCGAAGACGGAGTCCATCCTGCGCGGCGTGCTCGCCTCGGCTCGGTTTCGCGACGTGGCGGCTCGGCTCCGGGAGCTGGGTCTCCTGGAGGTGGCCGCGGGCGTCGGAAGCGCATCATGA